A portion of the Pseudomonas protegens CHA0 genome contains these proteins:
- a CDS encoding phage major capsid protein, P2 family: protein MRNDTRVLYNAYLQQLAQLHGVSDVTTKFTAAPSVAQTLETRIQESSAFLSAINVYGVSEQSGEKIGIGIDGTIASTTDTTVKDREPRDPSGLDNRGYACTQTNFDTGIRYQKLDQWAKFKDFQARIRDAIIKAQALNRIMIGWNGTSRAATSNPSTNPLLQDVNIGWLQKMRLENAARVLHEVVDGSGKIQIGAGKDFENIDALVVSMVNEFIEPWYQEDTELVVVCGRQLLADKYFPIINKTQAPTEMLAADIVTSQKRIGNLPAVRVPHFPANGLLVTRLDNLSLYWQEGTRRRTVVDNAKRDRIENFESVNESYVIEDLGCAAMAENITLS, encoded by the coding sequence ATGCGTAACGATACCCGCGTCCTGTACAACGCCTACTTGCAACAACTCGCGCAGCTGCACGGCGTGAGCGACGTCACCACCAAATTCACTGCCGCCCCCAGCGTTGCCCAGACCCTGGAAACCCGCATTCAGGAGTCCAGCGCCTTCCTCAGCGCCATCAACGTTTACGGCGTCTCCGAACAGTCGGGCGAGAAGATCGGCATCGGCATCGACGGGACCATTGCCAGCACCACCGACACCACCGTCAAGGACCGTGAGCCCCGCGACCCGAGCGGCCTGGACAATCGCGGGTACGCCTGCACTCAGACCAACTTCGACACTGGGATTCGCTACCAGAAGCTCGACCAGTGGGCCAAGTTCAAGGACTTTCAGGCGCGCATTCGTGACGCCATCATCAAGGCCCAGGCCCTCAACCGGATCATGATCGGCTGGAACGGCACCAGCCGCGCCGCAACCTCCAACCCATCCACCAACCCGCTGTTGCAAGACGTGAACATTGGCTGGCTGCAGAAAATGCGCCTGGAAAACGCCGCTCGCGTGTTGCACGAAGTGGTCGACGGCAGCGGCAAGATCCAGATCGGTGCGGGCAAGGACTTCGAAAACATCGACGCCCTGGTCGTCAGCATGGTCAACGAGTTCATTGAGCCCTGGTACCAGGAAGACACCGAACTGGTGGTGGTCTGCGGTCGCCAGCTACTGGCCGACAAGTACTTCCCGATCATCAACAAAACCCAGGCGCCGACCGAGATGCTCGCGGCCGATATCGTCACCAGCCAAAAGCGCATTGGCAACCTGCCAGCCGTTCGGGTGCCGCACTTCCCGGCCAACGGCCTGTTGGTGACCCGCCTCGACAACCTGTCGCTGTATTGGCAGGAAGGCACCCGCCGCCGCACCGTCGTCGACAACGCCAAACGCGACCGCATCGAAAACTTCGAATCGGTCAATGAAAGCTACGTGATCGAAGACCTGGGCTGCGCTGCCATGGCCGAAAACATCACCCTGAGCTGA
- a CDS encoding head completion/stabilization protein — protein MSGFVAGGTTPSGHINTDPFWPSIDLDQLRATLRIDSSVTPARLETAVINAAISVNRELDDWRIAQQAAGYAELKDVPSPLVKDESAQVHLYRRAIEAGVGAEVCERYRSYDSTNTGNRKAEELAPNIDDYHRDQRWAIRDFLRTKRTTVELI, from the coding sequence ATGAGCGGATTCGTAGCCGGCGGCACCACGCCAAGCGGCCACATCAACACCGACCCATTCTGGCCCTCGATCGATCTGGACCAGCTACGCGCAACCTTGCGCATCGACAGCAGCGTCACCCCGGCTCGTCTGGAAACAGCGGTGATCAACGCCGCCATCAGCGTCAACCGGGAGCTCGATGACTGGCGCATAGCCCAGCAAGCTGCAGGCTATGCCGAACTGAAAGACGTCCCCAGCCCTCTGGTCAAGGATGAGTCCGCCCAGGTCCACCTGTACCGCCGAGCGATCGAGGCCGGTGTTGGCGCTGAGGTCTGTGAACGCTACCGCTCCTACGACAGCACCAACACGGGCAACCGCAAGGCCGAAGAACTGGCCCCGAACATCGATGACTACCACCGCGACCAACGCTGGGCCATCCGCGATTTCCTGAGAACCAAGCGCACCACCGTGGAACTGATCTGA
- a CDS encoding terminase endonuclease subunit, with product MTNPCRRHFQRVTAAVAAAAVAGPALTMEGATIYELHLAKLQQDYLRLKQVQSTEGKAELKRQLLPEYEPYVEGMLAEGKGAQDQVLTTLMVWRMDAGDFKGALDIAAYVIEHQLLMPDRFERTTGTIVAEEIAEAALKAQKAGGSFDLDLLLRTEQITTKEDMPDQARAKLHLAIGKALSAQVADDAPADTALQPLEQAKTHLARAIELHSNCGGKKDLERVERLLKKHTAPAP from the coding sequence ATGACCAACCCCTGCCGTCGTCACTTCCAACGCGTAACAGCAGCCGTTGCAGCGGCTGCTGTCGCCGGGCCAGCCCTGACAATGGAAGGCGCCACCATTTACGAGCTGCACCTCGCCAAACTCCAACAGGACTACCTGCGGCTGAAACAGGTGCAGTCCACCGAGGGCAAGGCAGAGCTCAAGCGGCAATTACTGCCGGAGTACGAGCCCTACGTCGAAGGCATGCTCGCCGAGGGCAAAGGTGCCCAAGACCAGGTGCTGACCACCCTGATGGTCTGGCGCATGGACGCCGGCGACTTCAAGGGTGCCCTGGACATCGCCGCCTACGTGATCGAGCACCAGCTGCTGATGCCGGATCGCTTCGAGCGCACCACCGGCACCATTGTCGCCGAAGAGATCGCCGAAGCCGCGTTGAAGGCCCAGAAAGCCGGCGGCAGCTTTGACCTGGATTTGCTACTGCGCACCGAGCAGATCACCACCAAGGAAGACATGCCGGACCAGGCCCGGGCCAAACTGCACCTGGCCATCGGCAAGGCGCTTTCTGCTCAGGTCGCTGATGACGCCCCCGCAGACACTGCCCTGCAGCCCCTGGAACAGGCCAAGACACACCTGGCCCGCGCCATCGAGCTGCACAGCAACTGCGGCGGCAAAAAGGATCTGGAGCGCGTCGAGCGCCTCCTCAAGAAACACACTGCGCCCGCCCCTTAA
- a CDS encoding phage portal protein, whose translation MSRRNRGKQLVTANAPKEGELLQAEAGPVEAFTFGDPMPVLDGREILDYLQCWLNGRWYETPMSMDGLAKTTRASVYLQSGLNFKRNMLARTFIPHKLLSRQAFEQFALDWLWCGNCYLEKRNNMLRNTLALVPPLAKYMRRGADLVTYYQVRGWKDEHEFAPGSICHLREADINQEIYGLPEWLAALQSALLNESATLFRRKYYNNGSHAGFILYMTDAAQKEEDIDSLRAALKNSKGPGNFRNLFVYAPAGKKDGIQLIPVSEVAAKDEFSSIKNISRDDLLAALRIPPQLMGIVPQNAGGFGSLREAAEVWAVNELEPLQARLAQVNEWLGEEVVRFREFELSARE comes from the coding sequence ATGAGCAGACGTAACCGCGGAAAACAGCTGGTAACCGCCAATGCCCCGAAAGAAGGGGAGCTGCTGCAGGCCGAGGCCGGCCCGGTGGAGGCCTTCACCTTTGGGGACCCGATGCCGGTGCTGGATGGCCGCGAAATCCTCGACTACCTGCAGTGCTGGCTCAATGGCCGCTGGTACGAAACGCCGATGTCCATGGATGGCCTGGCCAAGACCACCCGTGCCAGCGTGTATCTGCAATCGGGGCTGAACTTCAAGCGCAACATGCTGGCCCGCACCTTCATCCCCCACAAGCTGCTCAGCCGACAGGCCTTCGAGCAGTTCGCCCTGGACTGGCTCTGGTGCGGTAACTGCTACCTGGAGAAGCGCAACAACATGCTGCGCAACACCTTGGCACTGGTCCCGCCGCTGGCCAAATACATGCGCCGCGGCGCCGATCTGGTGACCTACTACCAGGTGAGGGGCTGGAAGGACGAGCACGAATTCGCCCCAGGCTCCATCTGCCACCTGCGGGAGGCTGATATCAATCAGGAGATTTACGGCCTGCCGGAGTGGTTGGCGGCGCTGCAAAGCGCACTGTTGAACGAGAGCGCCACGCTGTTCCGCCGCAAGTACTACAACAACGGCAGTCATGCGGGTTTCATCCTCTACATGACCGACGCGGCGCAGAAGGAAGAGGACATCGATTCGCTACGTGCCGCGCTGAAAAACTCGAAAGGCCCGGGCAACTTCCGCAACCTGTTCGTCTACGCACCCGCCGGGAAGAAGGACGGCATCCAGCTGATCCCGGTCAGTGAGGTGGCGGCAAAGGACGAGTTCAGCTCAATCAAGAACATCAGCCGCGACGATTTGCTCGCGGCCTTGCGCATTCCGCCACAGTTGATGGGCATCGTGCCGCAGAACGCGGGCGGTTTCGGGTCGTTGCGGGAGGCTGCTGAGGTTTGGGCGGTGAACGAGCTGGAGCCGTTGCAGGCGCGCCTGGCCCAGGTCAATGAGTGGCTGGGTGAGGAGGTTGTCAGGTTCAGGGAGTTTGAGTTAAGCGCGAGGGAGTAA
- a CDS encoding phage antirepressor N-terminal domain-containing protein encodes MQTAQHVMPVPFYEDTVVLVGKDNEPLVAMKPIVTNMGMDWKTQYRKLSEKFNSVMVEMTTTGGDGKQYDMVCLPLRKLPAWLYSISPNKVPTELRDKITRYQEECDDALWSYWTKGSAERAGAPNVNQQIALSRHRITLLKELNRTRNNALRAALHEQLDQTSRQLGLSTPALEAISRAEPDVPDLVTEFWDLFYHLSAQPEGHKLNHAVAPGKLAINLNEVTRAAQAQRCAMPHLSELRHALRLSQHPRFVEANKCSHSAHARNEEGKAQSVRCWIFTVEQAAD; translated from the coding sequence ATGCAAACAGCCCAGCACGTGATGCCCGTCCCGTTCTATGAGGACACCGTTGTCCTTGTCGGCAAAGACAATGAGCCGCTGGTAGCAATGAAACCGATCGTTACCAATATGGGGATGGACTGGAAAACCCAATACCGGAAGCTCAGTGAAAAATTCAACTCAGTTATGGTTGAAATGACCACAACTGGTGGTGATGGTAAGCAATACGACATGGTCTGCCTCCCCCTCCGCAAACTCCCAGCCTGGCTCTACTCAATCAGCCCCAATAAAGTGCCCACCGAGCTGCGCGATAAGATCACCCGCTACCAGGAAGAATGCGACGACGCATTGTGGAGTTACTGGACCAAAGGTAGCGCCGAACGGGCTGGGGCACCGAACGTCAATCAGCAGATTGCACTCTCCCGCCACCGCATCACGCTACTCAAAGAGTTGAACAGAACACGTAATAACGCGTTGCGTGCCGCACTCCATGAGCAACTGGATCAAACATCTCGCCAGTTGGGGTTGTCGACACCGGCACTTGAAGCGATAAGCAGGGCTGAACCGGATGTTCCGGATCTGGTCACAGAGTTCTGGGATCTGTTTTACCACCTCAGCGCGCAACCGGAGGGTCACAAGCTCAACCACGCCGTGGCACCAGGGAAGCTTGCTATCAACTTGAATGAAGTGACTCGAGCAGCCCAGGCACAACGCTGCGCAATGCCCCACCTATCCGAGTTGCGACACGCCTTACGCCTTAGCCAACATCCGCGATTTGTCGAAGCCAACAAATGCAGCCACTCAGCGCATGCCCGCAACGAAGAAGGCAAGGCACAAAGTGTCAGATGCTGGATTTTCACTGTAGAGCAGGCCGCTGACTGA
- a CDS encoding GPO family capsid scaffolding protein translates to MAGKTDTPTKKHRSKFFRVAVEGATTDGRQIERQWLVDAAETYSLNTYGARVWIEHMRSLLPDSPFRAYGDVVALKTEEVEIAGAKKLALFAQIEPTADLVNMNKARQKLYTSIEIRPKFADTGRAYLDGIAVTDTPASLGTEMLTFSAQNPDKNPLAARKRDSSNLFSEAIEVALEFEEVEDEGGKVAGLFSRVLDLLGKSKDKEGKDAILFTELGEAVEAMAEHVAGQGQAFAAEKAARESLLAKHEKLAADFSTLMEKLEKTPAGTSQQPQFTARPAATGGDGALVTDC, encoded by the coding sequence ATGGCCGGCAAAACCGACACCCCAACCAAGAAACACCGTTCCAAGTTCTTCCGCGTCGCCGTTGAAGGCGCCACCACCGATGGCCGCCAGATCGAACGGCAATGGTTGGTCGACGCTGCCGAGACCTACAGCCTGAACACCTACGGCGCTCGGGTCTGGATCGAGCACATGCGCAGCCTGCTGCCGGACAGCCCGTTCCGCGCCTACGGCGATGTGGTCGCGTTGAAGACCGAAGAGGTCGAGATTGCCGGCGCCAAGAAGCTCGCCCTGTTCGCCCAGATCGAACCCACTGCCGACCTAGTGAACATGAACAAGGCCCGACAGAAGCTCTACACCAGCATCGAGATCCGCCCGAAGTTCGCCGACACCGGCCGCGCTTACCTGGACGGCATCGCGGTGACCGATACCCCGGCCAGCCTGGGTACCGAAATGCTGACGTTCAGCGCCCAGAACCCGGACAAAAACCCGCTGGCAGCCCGCAAGCGCGACTCCAGCAACCTGTTTTCCGAGGCCATCGAGGTGGCCCTTGAATTCGAGGAAGTCGAGGACGAAGGCGGCAAGGTCGCTGGCCTGTTCAGCCGCGTGCTCGACCTGCTCGGTAAGAGCAAGGACAAGGAAGGCAAGGACGCCATTCTATTCACCGAGCTCGGCGAGGCCGTCGAGGCCATGGCTGAGCACGTCGCCGGCCAGGGCCAGGCCTTCGCCGCCGAAAAGGCCGCCCGCGAAAGCCTACTGGCCAAGCACGAAAAACTGGCTGCCGATTTTTCGACGCTGATGGAAAAGCTCGAAAAGACGCCTGCCGGCACCAGCCAGCAACCGCAGTTCACCGCTCGCCCCGCGGCTACGGGTGGTGACGGGGCTCTCGTCACCGACTGCTGA
- a CDS encoding tail protein X — MAVTLRALQNDTVDALCWRHYGRTAGVTEAVLEANPGLADHGPTLPQGLAVQMPEAQTTAPQRQMVNLWD; from the coding sequence ATGGCTGTCACCCTTCGCGCCCTGCAAAACGACACCGTCGACGCTCTCTGCTGGCGTCACTACGGCCGCACCGCCGGCGTCACCGAGGCGGTGCTTGAGGCCAACCCCGGGCTGGCTGATCACGGCCCCACCCTGCCGCAAGGCCTCGCCGTTCAAATGCCCGAAGCCCAGACCACAGCCCCACAGCGGCAGATGGTGAACCTATGGGACTGA
- a CDS encoding terminase ATPase subunit family protein, whose product MNAIVDLPTDHRRHAKHLYWQGYRVCEIAELIGEKEKTLHSWKARDEWDRATPLERIEAATEARLVQLILKDPKSGADYKEIDLLHRQLERQARIRRFTEGGTETELNPNLAKRNEGPKKAPKRNEFDEEHIEKLTEAFIDGCFGYQLDWYKAGNQRTRAILKSRQIGATFYFAREALIDALTTGRNQIFLSASKNQAHIFKAYIQAFARETVGIELTGDPIILGNGAELHFLGTNARTAQGYHGNFYFDEFFWTFKFKELNKVASGMAMQKQYRRTYFSTPSSMAHEAYTFWTGERFNKGKPAAQRIKLDVSHNALQQGRLCEDRIWRQIVTILDAEGRGCDLFDLDELRLEYDAEAFQNLLMCQFIDDGASIFPLAMLQPCMVDSWDLWAEDYKPFAARPFGDRQVWVGYDPAENGDSAGMVVIAPPMVPGGKFRILERHQFRGMDFAAQAEAIRQVTQRYWVTYIGIDITGMGSGVAQLVKSFFPNITTFSYSPEVKTRLVLKAYDVIKNGRLEFDAGWTDMAQSLMAIRKTVTASGRQFTYTAGRTDETGHADLAWATFHALHNEPLEGQTTANTGFMESY is encoded by the coding sequence ATGAATGCCATCGTCGATTTGCCCACCGATCATCGCCGCCACGCCAAACACCTGTATTGGCAGGGCTATCGCGTGTGCGAGATCGCCGAGCTGATCGGGGAGAAGGAAAAGACCCTGCACAGCTGGAAGGCCCGGGACGAATGGGACCGGGCCACGCCGCTGGAGCGCATCGAAGCGGCCACCGAAGCGCGCCTGGTGCAGTTGATCCTCAAGGACCCCAAGTCAGGGGCGGACTACAAGGAAATCGACCTGCTGCACCGCCAGCTGGAGCGCCAGGCGCGAATCCGGCGCTTTACCGAGGGCGGTACCGAAACCGAGCTGAACCCGAACCTGGCCAAGCGTAACGAGGGGCCGAAGAAGGCACCGAAGCGCAACGAGTTCGATGAAGAACACATCGAAAAGCTGACCGAGGCATTCATCGATGGCTGTTTCGGCTATCAGCTGGACTGGTACAAGGCGGGCAACCAGCGTACCCGCGCCATCCTCAAGTCCCGGCAGATCGGCGCGACGTTCTACTTTGCCCGGGAGGCGCTGATCGATGCGTTGACTACTGGGCGCAATCAGATCTTCCTGTCGGCCTCGAAGAATCAGGCGCACATCTTCAAGGCCTACATCCAGGCCTTCGCCCGTGAGACGGTCGGTATCGAGCTGACCGGCGATCCGATCATCTTGGGCAACGGCGCCGAGCTGCACTTCCTGGGGACCAACGCCCGTACGGCCCAGGGTTATCACGGCAACTTCTACTTCGACGAATTCTTCTGGACCTTCAAGTTCAAGGAACTCAACAAGGTCGCCAGCGGCATGGCGATGCAGAAGCAATACCGCCGGACCTACTTCTCGACGCCGTCGAGCATGGCGCATGAGGCCTACACCTTCTGGACCGGTGAGCGCTTCAACAAGGGCAAGCCGGCGGCTCAGCGGATCAAGCTCGACGTGTCCCACAACGCCCTGCAGCAGGGGCGGCTCTGCGAGGACCGGATCTGGCGCCAGATCGTCACCATCCTGGACGCGGAAGGGCGGGGCTGTGATCTGTTCGATCTGGACGAGCTGCGGCTTGAGTACGACGCCGAGGCCTTCCAGAACCTGCTGATGTGCCAGTTCATCGACGACGGGGCCAGCATCTTTCCGCTGGCAATGCTGCAGCCCTGCATGGTGGACAGTTGGGACCTCTGGGCAGAGGACTACAAACCCTTCGCCGCGCGGCCGTTCGGCGATCGCCAGGTCTGGGTGGGCTATGACCCGGCGGAAAACGGCGATAGCGCAGGCATGGTGGTGATCGCTCCCCCCATGGTACCCGGCGGCAAGTTCCGAATCCTTGAGCGACACCAGTTCCGCGGCATGGACTTCGCGGCCCAGGCCGAGGCCATTCGACAGGTCACCCAGCGCTACTGGGTGACCTACATCGGGATCGACATCACCGGCATGGGTTCAGGCGTGGCGCAGCTGGTGAAGTCGTTCTTTCCGAACATCACCACCTTCAGCTACTCGCCCGAAGTCAAAACCCGCCTGGTGCTGAAAGCCTACGACGTGATCAAGAACGGCCGGCTGGAGTTCGATGCCGGCTGGACGGATATGGCCCAGTCGCTGATGGCTATTCGAAAGACCGTCACCGCCTCCGGGCGCCAGTTCACCTACACGGCCGGTCGCACCGACGAAACCGGCCATGCCGACTTGGCGTGGGCGACCTTCCACGCCCTGCACAACGAACCCCTCGAAGGGCAGACCACGGCGAACACCGGATTTATGGAGTCCTACTGA